Within the Dechloromonas denitrificans genome, the region TGGCCACCGGAATGACCCGCCAGTGGTACTGCCCGGGTTCGGCTTCATCGACCCATTGCAGCCAGCGAAAGACAATCGACGCCGAAGTCAGTTCGTCGCCGTGGATGCCGCCGACCAGCAGGATGCGTAGCGGCCGTTTCGGGGGGGCGCCAAGGCTGGCAATCTTGCGCGGGGCTGGCGGCAGGTCGCGGAACATCAGGGCGTTGTGCCGGACCGACTGGATCGGGGCGGCCTGCAATTGAAGCTTGTTGCAGAGTGCCGGCGGGACGCTGCCCAGGCGCTCGCCGATTGCCGCGCACCATTGCTGCGGCGTGCTCGCCGGGGCCGCCGGAAAACAGGTGACGGGAAGAAGCAGGGCGAGGGCGGGCAGGTAGTGGCGGAAGGGCTTGGGCATGAGGGGGGCGGACGGCATTCGTGCCGACCATGATAATCCCCGAACGGGCGCTTGTCCCACCTGCCGCGGGCCTCCAGTCGCATCGCGTATAATCGGCCCTTTGCCATAATTGCTGCGGTCGACCGACCAAAATCAGGAAAAAACATGCTCGACATCCAACAACTTCGCTCCAATCTCGACGCCGTGGCCGAGGGCCTCGCCAAGCGCGGCAAGCCGATCGACTTTTCCGAATTCAAGGCGCTGGAAGCCGAGCGCAAGACGCTGCAGACCCGCACCCAGGAACTGCAGGCGCAGCGCAACAGCCTGTCCAAGCAGATCGGCATGTTGAAGGGCAAGGGCCAGGACGCCTCCGAGGTGATGGCCCAGGTCGGCGCGCTGGGCGACGAGTTGAAGGCTTCGGAAGCCCGCCTCGGCGAACTGCTGGAAAAATTCAACGCGATCCTCGCCGCGTTGCCGAATATTCCCGACGAGTCGGTGCCGGTCGGCAGCGATGAAAGCGGCAATGTCGAAATCAAGCGCTGGGGTACGCCGCGCGTTTTCGACTTCCCGGTCAAGGATCACACCGATGTTGGCGAGCAACTCGGCCAGCTCGACTTCGCCACCGCCGCCAAGATTTCCGGCGCCCGTTTCTCGCTGCTCAAGGGCGGCGTTGCCCGCCTGCATCGGGCGCTTGCCCAGTTCATGCTCGACACGCACACCGCCGAACATGGCTACACCGAAGTCTATGTCCCTTACCTGGTCAATGCCGCCAGCCTGAACGGTACCGGCCAGCTGCCGAAGTTCGAGGAAGACCTGTTCAAGGTGCTGCGCGGCGATCAGGATCCGCTCTACCTGATCCCGACCGCCGAAGTGCCGGTGACCAACATCGTGCGCGACGAAATTCTCGCTGCCGAGGCGCTGCCGCTGAAGTTCGTCAGCCACACCCCGTGCTTCCGTTCGGAAGCCGGTTCCGGCGGCCGCGACGTGCGCGGCATGATCCGCCAGCACCAGTTCGACAAGGTGGAATTGGTGCAGATCGTGCACCCGGAGCAATCCGCCGCAGCACATGAGGAACTGACGCGGCAGGCCGAGACCATTCTCGAAAAGCTGGAACTGCCGTATCGCCGCATGGCGCTGTGTTCCGGCGACATGGGCTTTTCCGCCGCCAAGACCTACGATCTCGAAGTCTGGTTGCCGGCCCAGAACACCTACCGCGAAATCTCGTCCTGTTCCAACTTCGGCGCCTTCCAGGCCCGCCGCATGCAGACGCGTTTCCGCAACGACAAGAACAAGACCGAGCTGGTGCACACGCTGAACGGTTCCGGCCTGGCCGTCGGCCGGACGTTGGTCGCCATCCTGGAGAATTTCCAGAACGCCGATGGCAGCGTCACCGTTCCCGCCGTGCTGCGTCCCTACATGGGCGGGCTGGAGAAGCTCAGCGCTTGAGTTTCAGCCCGGGGCCGTCGCCCTGCAGGCCGATCCTCTTCTCCATCTTGCTGGAGATCGACTGCAGGGCCGGCTCGTTGCGCACCAGAATGTCGTAGTAGCTGCGAATGTTCTCGACCAGGATCACCGCCTCGCCGCCGCGCGCCCGGCCGGATTTCAGCCGCTCGTAGTATTTCGGCTTGGCCAGTAGCGGCAGGATGTGCTTCATTTCGAACCAGGCGGTCGGGTCAGCGCCGAGTTGCCGGGCAATGGTGCGGGCCGCGTTGAAGTGGCCGGGGCCGATGTTGTAGGAGGCGAGGGCCAGCCAGGTGCGGTCCGGCTCGCGTGCCTCGTCCGGCTGCATTTCCTTGAGCTGGTTGATGTAGCGGGCGCCGGCCACGATGCTCTCGCGCGGATTGAGGCGATTGCTCACCTTCATCCGGTCGGCGGTTTCTTCGGTCAGCATCATGATGCCGCGCACGCCGGTCGGGCTGGTCGCATTCGCATCCCAATGTGACTCGTGATAGGCGACCGCGGCGATCAATCGCCAGTCGATGCCGCTGATGACTTCCGCGGCGTAAAAGAATTTCCGCAGGTCCGGCAGGGTGGTCTCGATCTCGCCGAGGAACTTGATGACATCGGCCTGGTTCAGGCGGCGAACGTGACCAAAGTAGCGATCTTCCAGCTTGGCCAGCGTGCCGTCGAGCTGAATGCGCTCGATGAAGGCCTTGGCCCGGGCGGCCAGTTCCGGGTTGGGGTGCGGCCCGAGCAGCCAGACAATCGGCTGCTCATCGCTGAGCGTCAGCGAGGTCCGCAGGTTCGGTACAAACTGGTTGGCGATGTCTTCGAGATTGTTGTCCATGGCGACCAGTTCGACCTCGCTGTTGCCGAGCGATTCGAGCAGATCGAGAATGTCGCCGTCCCGGACTTCGACGACCGTCAGCTGTGGAATGGTTTTGGCCAGCCGATGCAGGTTGGCGGCCTGACGCGATCCGGCCATCGCATGCACGGTCTTGCCGCTTAGTTGGTCGAGTTCGGTGAGCGGCAGCGAAGCATCGTTCTGGGCCAGAACGTCGTGGGTCTGGAAAATCGGCGGCGTCGCCTGAATCTGCCGATCGGCGACCGGCGACAGCCAGCCGGCCGCCAGATGGTAATTGCCCCGGGCCAGATAGGCATCCATTTCTTCTTGCGGAACAACAACATGCTTTACCGCAACCCCGAGTTCCCGGGCGAAGGCTTCGGCGAGATCGTGCTCAAGGCCATTGACGTTGCCGTTGTCGTCGGCGACGCGGGTCAGCGGCCCCGAATTGGTCAGAACGACGAGGTCGTGCTGGGCCGGGGTCGGAAAAGGCAGGGGCATACTTCCCCACTCGCCGCAGGCGGCAGGGAAAAAAACCAAAATCAGTAGTAGTAATCTTGTCGTCCAGCGCATCTCTTGTGCTATTATCTTGCCCGCTTTGGAGAGGTGGCAGAGTGGTCGAATGTACCTGATTCGAAATCAGGCGTACTGCAAGGTACCGTGGGTTCGAATCCCACCCTCTCCGCCAAAGCGACAACGCGAAACCCGCACCCAGTAATGGATTGCGGGTTTTTCGTTTTTGGTAACTTGGCAAATCCCATCAGATGTCCCATCAGTTGAAGCTAGTTATCCAGACCCATCGCCACAGGGCTGAAAATTATTTTTCGATTGTGGCGAAGAACAGACAATAGTAGCCCCCGAGGAAGGGCTAATTTTTGAGGTGGCGATTATGCCTCGAAGCATTCGCAAAGTCCGCTTTAGCACTGCAGGTGAGAGGGCTGCTATCTACCAACTCGCCCACTTCGACGTATTTTGTGGCAAAAAAACCTTCGCCCCGTTCCATCATCTCCAGCATTTGGATGCATTGAGGTTCACCCGGGGCACCGAAGTATAAGACTCCCCAGTAGGAGCGCAAAAATACTTCCAACGCAGGACTTAGGTCAGTTGCTTCTCTTCTAGGGCTTTCAAGGGCAACGTTGTGTCGCCACGCTCGCTATCAACGACAGTCCGAGATGCGCCCGATCCCGTCATCCCTAAAACAGAGTGACGAAAGTCAGCAACCTGAATTTGA harbors:
- the serS gene encoding serine--tRNA ligase; this translates as MLDIQQLRSNLDAVAEGLAKRGKPIDFSEFKALEAERKTLQTRTQELQAQRNSLSKQIGMLKGKGQDASEVMAQVGALGDELKASEARLGELLEKFNAILAALPNIPDESVPVGSDESGNVEIKRWGTPRVFDFPVKDHTDVGEQLGQLDFATAAKISGARFSLLKGGVARLHRALAQFMLDTHTAEHGYTEVYVPYLVNAASLNGTGQLPKFEEDLFKVLRGDQDPLYLIPTAEVPVTNIVRDEILAAEALPLKFVSHTPCFRSEAGSGGRDVRGMIRQHQFDKVELVQIVHPEQSAAAHEELTRQAETILEKLELPYRRMALCSGDMGFSAAKTYDLEVWLPAQNTYREISSCSNFGAFQARRMQTRFRNDKNKTELVHTLNGSGLAVGRTLVAILENFQNADGSVTVPAVLRPYMGGLEKLSA
- the mltF gene encoding membrane-bound lytic murein transglycosylase MltF produces the protein MPLPFPTPAQHDLVVLTNSGPLTRVADDNGNVNGLEHDLAEAFARELGVAVKHVVVPQEEMDAYLARGNYHLAAGWLSPVADRQIQATPPIFQTHDVLAQNDASLPLTELDQLSGKTVHAMAGSRQAANLHRLAKTIPQLTVVEVRDGDILDLLESLGNSEVELVAMDNNLEDIANQFVPNLRTSLTLSDEQPIVWLLGPHPNPELAARAKAFIERIQLDGTLAKLEDRYFGHVRRLNQADVIKFLGEIETTLPDLRKFFYAAEVISGIDWRLIAAVAYHESHWDANATSPTGVRGIMMLTEETADRMKVSNRLNPRESIVAGARYINQLKEMQPDEAREPDRTWLALASYNIGPGHFNAARTIARQLGADPTAWFEMKHILPLLAKPKYYERLKSGRARGGEAVILVENIRSYYDILVRNEPALQSISSKMEKRIGLQGDGPGLKLKR